The sequence below is a genomic window from Apium graveolens cultivar Ventura unplaced genomic scaffold, ASM990537v1 ctg4272, whole genome shotgun sequence.
CCTACTGATCTACCTCCATGCCCAGATAATATGTCAATCTACCCAAGTCACTCATATCAAAAATACTGCTCATTTTCTTCTTAATTTACTTATATTAATGATTCTAATTCCAGTGATTAGAAGATCGTTGACATAAACTGCAATGATGATCACTTCTTCTCCTTCCGTTCTAGTATATACAACGTGTTTATAAGGACATTTCAAAAAACATAACTCTTCCAAACATTTGTTCAAGGGTGCATAATAAGCCCTGGGTGCTTGGTGTAGTCCATACAAGACCTTAATCAGTTTATACACTTTGTATTCCAGTCCCTTCTTTACAAACCCCTCCGGCTGCATTACGTAGACCTCTTCCTATAATTTTGATTCGCATATTTGAAATCAAGGTGATGAACTTCACAAGAGTTCTTTGCAGCTAGCGCAAGGAGTAATCTTACAGTCTCGAGTCTAGTGACAGGAGCAAATACCTCTTCGTAGTCAATTCCATGTTGCTGTACATACCCCTTGGCGACCAGGCGAACTTTATGCTTTGTAATATTTTCATCAGCATCCTTTTTCAACTTGAAAACCCATTTTAGACCAATTACCTTGTGACCAAGAGGTAATTCTGTTAAAAGTCATGTCTTGTTCTGTTCAATGGCCTCAATTTCTGTTGTCATTGCATCCATCCACTCGGGTTTTATGGCAGCCTGCTTGTACGAGTTTGGCTAATCAATACTCAACATCAAAAGTTCATCATCAAATAACTCACATTCCGGGGCTTCATTGTACACATCAGAAAGAAGTCTCATCCTTCTTGGTTTACCAGTGGTTGAGTTTGTGTCGTCCTCACTCGACGATGAATTCTCAAAAGTGCTGGAGCCCGTATTGAAGCCTGCTTCACTGTGATGTACAGATGTTGTACGAACATGTGTTGATTTTTCCACTATCCAGTACAGATGTTGATCGAACAGGTGTTGAGTCTCCCCCAGAATTCATAGTTGAGTCTGTTATAACAAACACATTAACTGTAGTTCCACCCATTGTATAAGCGTCTGAATTATTTATACCCCTACGAGATGACAGTTCCCACCACCAACTTTTATCTTCTTCAAAAATTACATCACGACTCACGAGAATGGCTCCATCTTTTGGATCAAACAAATGGTTTGCTTTTGTTCTAGTTTCACTACCCAAATAAACTACAACTTTTCTATGATCGTCCAGTTTCTTTGTTTGGACCCCTGGCACCTTCATGTGGGTAATGCAACCAAACCCCTTGACATGTTGCAAGTGAGGTTTTTTCCCTTTCCAAGCTTCACAAGGAGTTTTTCCCGTAATTTCTCGAGTTTGGTAGCATGTTTGAAATATACATCGAATGTCTTACAGCCTCCCCCCAAAATGGAACTGGCATTTTCATTTCTTTAAGAAAGCTCCTTACCATTGCCACAACTATTCTATTTCGACGTTCGAccactccattctgttgtggtgAATAAGGTACAGTGTAATGTCTTTGTATGCCTGATTCTTCACaataattcttaaaaatgttGGAGCAAAACTCACCTCAATGGTCAGTTTGAACACTTTTATTTCCTGTTTTGACTCCTTTTCAACCAGCTTTTGGAATCTTCTGAATGCCTCAAATGCTTCATCGTTTGCCTAATAAATAAACCCACATATACCGGATGCAATCATCTACTGGAAGTAAGAAGAACTTGTTACCTGCCGAGGTTGGTGGTGCGAAAGGCCTACAAAAACTTCATGTATCAATTCAAGTACGAATTTTGCACTAAAGTTTGATTGAGAGGGGAATGACTTTCATGTTTGCTTAGACATCATGCAACCTTCACACATCTTTTTTGGTTGTATCAATTTAGGCAGGCTATAGGCCATTTCTTCCTTATACATGAGAGTCAATGCAGCAAAATTTACATGCCCAAGTTGGGAATGCCAAAGCCATGAGTCTCTTTCAACTTTTGACAGTAAACATACTGGATTATAGCCTCAATCTTCAATTTTGAGTTTATACATTCTGTTTGCATCTTGTTTCACCCTCATCATCAACTTTTCCTGGCTATCACGAATCCACAAATATTCTCCTTGCAAGATTACTTTATTTCCTTCTTAGGACAATTGTCCCAAACTTATAATAATACTACATAGAGAGGGAATATAATATAACTCACGTAGGTATCGATTTTCACCATTTTTGCAATTTAATTTGATTAACCATTTCCCTTTAATCATTATTGTAGAACCATCACCAAAGCGAACTTCACCAGCTACACTTTCATCTAAGTTGTAAAACATTTCCCGTTGCCCCGTCATGTGGTTGCTTGCCCCATTGTCTAGATACTATATGCTTGAGTTTTCACGATTATTCTCAAATTGTCTCAATTTTGgacttatattttttttttgttcAGTAGTTGTTAATCCGTGATTTCTGATGATGCATTGAAGAAGTCTACAGCAAATCAGATTGTTAGTTAGTTAGATAAgtatttgttaggaatatgtgtattagtttgatgataagttaaaaaaaacacttaagtagaaatctagtatttgtagcctcaacggataagaccatcttggctatccgttgaaggagtagctttacttagcaataagtttagtattgtagcacatttcattctctggattcaagttgtaattcttagatgttgtaggaaattatcagtcatgttgactactagtggatatgcaaataggagggctaattgtaaatatttcatgccttgtaattttgtataagtgaagaagtatcaactgatattgaagaccttcaacggataagaaacaaagcttcaacggatgtctctaaagcttcaacggataatatccatcaacggataagtgcttcaacggataaagacttcaactgataatgcatcaacggataaagcttcaaaggataaagcctcaacggataaggcatcaacggatgaaagcttcaacggatgcttagttcattagcagttgatagtgacaattcataagctgacagaggcacatgggttgacagagacaaactggaatgtggaagcctctaggaggaatcaagaaaatgcagcatttccattctggtgcaaacaaggaagtattcaaagattaacagctaagcctaaattgcattggatagagaaatgaagaagaaacatgtgaagagcctttttaattatattttacagttttgtcttcacttgtaaacttggttaaaatataaaccaagtagcagctagtatttagatgtgaatttttccagagctgtttagaaaaattcagagagaaaatcatctagtttgtactaggaaacagctgtgatttaattctttgaatcacagattttctgaaataacacatctctggtggaacaacaaatccaccagaaaagtttttaagttctctgtgttctttacatttatgtttgaatatatatatgtctgcattagcttcaagcaattcacacacacttgctctcaaaaacacttagccttagaaactgctcaaaacttgaaaaggttttgagatttacattcaaccccccttctgtaaatctcattgttagtccactgggaataacaattggtatcagagcaatctcttaacatacaaagagtttaaagatctattctgctaacatcatgagtaagaaggatattggtatatAGATTCCAATTTTGGAAAGatataactatcatcactggaaagtgaagatgcatttacatcttctctctcaagatgaaagctacatcaactgcattgaaaatggtcctcacatccctcacaaggtggccacagctgctactgtaacagttgctgttggacagtctattcccaagccaaaagcagaatggactgttgaagatattgaagaggttcacaaggacaaaaaagccatgaacattctgtttaatggcctagatcaagatatgtttgacaatgtcattaacagccaaactgctaaggaaatttgggatactgtgcagcttatctgtgaaggcactgagcaatttagagaaaacaaaatgcagcttctcattcaacagtatgaatattttcattttgaagaaggagaatcattgaatgataccttcaacagatttcagaaactgttgaatggattgaagctgtatggcagaatataccaagtcaaggattccaatttaaaatttctaaggtctctaccaaaggaatggaagcctatgactgtttctctaagaaattctcaagattataaggacttcacacttgaaagattatatggaattttgaagacatatgaacttgagatggagcaagatgagctgttggaaaaggaaagagaaaaggaggatcagttgcacttgtagctgacagtgagaaggttggagccaggaatgaggagaagataattccaagtctcaaaattggcacaagcaaatcagaatcaagcaagggtaaagagcaagtagctgaggatgaaaacaattccagtcaggatgactttgatgatgttgatgaacatctggcttttctgtccaggaggtttgcaaagatgaagttcaggaaaaatacaaaattcactaagccaaacaaaaacatggtggacaaatccaagttcaaatgttataactgtggcattagtggacactttgtaagtgagtgtaggaagccaacctctgataagaagaaatttgagcaagttgattacaaaaagaagtattttgatttgctcaaacaaaaggaaagagcttttctcactacagatgattgggcagcagatggattcaatgaagatgatgatatggaatatgtcaacctagccctgatggctaattctgatgaaaatgaaactagttcatcaagcaaccaggtaattactactgatctctctcagctttctaaaaatgaatgcaatgaagccataaatgatatgtccaatgaattatatcatttgcgtgtttcccttaaatcgctagctaaagaaaacactaggatcaaagagaataatgtgtttttaagtgataggaattttgtgttagaggatcaggtaattgagcttgaaaagattaaacttaaatgcttgactgttgagagtgaactagaagaagctgttaagaaagtagaaattctttctaaacagttagaaagtgagcaagaggtaatcaaggcctggaaaacatctagggatgttagtattcagattgccaaggttcagggaattgaatcattctgtgaggatgcctggaagaaaaacaaaaaggagttggaattaattgatggattgtcaacggatgtggaatcaacggatgatgaaagttatccgttgaaggaagaaaaggagcatccgttgaaggctcatcaattaaaacaggcaagtaatttcaaaaataaaaa
It includes:
- the LOC141701646 gene encoding uncharacterized protein LOC141701646, translating into MTGQREMFYNLDESVAGEVRFGDGSTIMIKGKWLIKLNCKNGENRYLRLSHHQPRQANDEAFEAFRRFQKLVEKESKQEIKVFKLTIENGVVERRNRIVVAMVRSFLKEMKMPVPFWGEAVPGVQTKKLDDHRKVVVYLGSETRTKANHLFDPKDGAILVSRDVIFEEDKSWWWELSSRRGINNSDAYTMGGTTVNVFVITDSTMNSGGDSTPVRSTSVIGLKWVFKLKKDADENITKHKVRLVAKGYVQQHGIDYEEVFAPVTRLETVRLLLALAAKNSCEVHHLDFKYANQNYRKRST